The proteins below are encoded in one region of Ricinus communis isolate WT05 ecotype wild-type chromosome 6, ASM1957865v1, whole genome shotgun sequence:
- the LOC8266836 gene encoding BEACH domain-containing protein lvsA: protein MMSLVDYASSSDDEVSEDKQVKLQNKPQIPKQEPLPSTNPKNTNPSSSINNNNDSKLPDASVLLNSPSISSSSISTASRKRESSQMACSRSKLQKGRFSHSKSIPDTDGGLLIPPQLSGKSNIVTEDISKLFVKRKNVNAEP from the coding sequence ATGATGTCTCTTGTAGACTACGCTTCTTCATCAGACGACGAGGTATCAGAAGATAAACAAGTAAAACTCCAAAACAAGCCACAAATCCCAAAGCAAGAACCTTTACCTTCAACGAACCCTAAAAATACGAACCCTTCAagttcaattaataataataatgacagTAAGCTTCCAGATGCTTCAGTTCTCCTGAATTCGCCATCaatctcatcatcatcaattaGTACTGCATCGCGCAAAAGAGAGTCCAGTCAAATGGCTTGTTCAAGGAGTAAATTGCAAAAGGGGAGATTCTCACATTCAAAAAGTATTCCAGATACTGATGGTGGTTTGTTAATTCCACCTCAATTAAGTGGAAAGAGTAATATTGTTACTGAAGATATATCCAAGCTTTTTGTTAAGAGAAAAAATGTTAATGCTGAACCTTAA